The following proteins are co-located in the Solanum pennellii chromosome 8, SPENNV200 genome:
- the LOC107027217 gene encoding protein BIG GRAIN 1-like B, whose translation MYNMEKDKLCRRHHKNPSFSSSLLDEIYRSIDGYDQRREDFKSETRKQSNIGVKPKGVVNIYNKKKSVEDEEMASFRRACLIEKWMEKKVKDKTRRGPCNELDSINYDSLFFSSTSSESNSGTLSASSSEPDSFYSSSSSSSTTCFAASKTRSIRRASVSPRRGTKLYSFDNQQLQANKNEEANFIKSKSTALKMYNNLKKVKQPISPGGRLTNFLTSIFNNKSKNLKDPNRGDSHEVEERSSKSSSICSSFSRSCLSKTPPKFSQTTVKRTVRFNPVSVIVDEDCRPCGHKSIDDHDSDNLRQPKSQGNAEKNRKFEVTKVDSYKNDYIVDYADEEEDDDDAASCSSSDLFEIDHLAFFGNKRFCDELPVYETTHVDTNRGIASGFIH comes from the coding sequence ATGTATAATATGGAGAAGGATAAGTTGTGTAGGAGACATCACAAGAACCCTTCATTTTCATCTTCGCTTCTTGATGAAATCTACCGTTCCATTGATGGTTATGATCAGAGAAGAGAAGATTTCAAATCAGAAACAAGAAAACAGAGCAATATCGGAGTGAAACCGAAAGGCGTTGTTAATATttacaacaagaagaagagtGTAGAAGATGAGGAGATGGCTAGTTTTCGAAGGGCTTGTTTGATTGAGAAATGGATGGAGAAAAAAGTGAAAGATAAAACACGAAGAGGTCCGTGTAATGAATTGGATAGTATTAATTATGATTCACTCTTTTTCAGTTCAACTTCATCTGAATCTAATTCTGGTACTCTCTCTGCATCTTCATCTGAACCCGACTCTTTTtactcatcatcttcttcttcttcaacaacttgTTTTGCTGCATCGAAAACAAGATCAATTAGGAGAGCTAGTGTTTCACCGCGTAGAGGTACTAAACTCTATTCATTTGACAATCAACAATTGCaagcaaataaaaatgaagaggCCAATTTTATAAAGTCGAAATCAACTGCTTTGAAAATGTACAACAatttgaagaaagtgaaacaGCCTATTTCACCAGGGGGTCGTCTTACTAATTTTCTCACTTCCATTTTCAACAACAAATCCAAGAATTTGAAGGATCCAAACAGAGGAGATTCTCATGAAGTAGAGGAGAGGAGTTCAAAATCTTCTTCAAtttgttcatcattttcaagATCCTGTTTAAGTAAAACCCCACCAAAATTCTCTCAAACTACTGTCAAAAGGACAGTCAGATTTAACCCTGTCAGTGTTATTGTTGATGAAGATTGTCGTCCTTGTGGTCATAAATCCATAGATGACCATGATTCAGACAATCTCCGTCAGCCCAAATCCCAAGGAAATGCAGAGAAGAACAGGAAATTTGAAGTGACAAAAGTTGATTCGTATAAGAATGATTACATTGTTGATTACGCagacgaagaagaagatgatgatgatgcagCAAGTTGTTCAAGTTCAGATTTGTTTGAAATTGATCATTTAGCATTTTTCGGTAACAAAAGATTTTGTGATGAACTGCCTGTCTATGAAACCACACATGTTGATACCAATAGAGGAATCGCAAGTGGTTTCATTCATTAG